Within the Emticicia oligotrophica DSM 17448 genome, the region GCTAAACATGATAGTTTGGTTATTCAAAACGATAGGGAAGTAGACTATTACAAAAAGCAGTTAGATGAAAATCCACAGGCAAAGGCTGAACTTACCCAAGCTGCAAAAGATTATGCCCAGGAAAACGGTTATATCGTTCCGAATACTTCAAATTATTATAACCAAAACTATTATGTTAACCCTTATTCATTTTGGTTTGGCTATCCATACTGGTATGGTTCACCTTTGTGGTATCCGAGTGCATATTGGGGAGGATTTGGCTTTAACTATGGTTTAGGTGGGCTAGGTTTCTATGGTTTTCCAACTTTTGGTTTTACAAATTGGTTTTTTAATGGTGGTTATTATTATCGTTATCCAACTCTTTACCTCCATTTGGGTAATTACTATCGAAATACTATTGTAAATAACCGAGTATTTGTTCCAGCAACCCGTGGCTTTATGAATGCGGCTCGTGAACATTATAGTCCAAATACAAGTGCAAGAACGAATTATTCGAGGGGTTTTAATTCAGATTTTCGAAATTCCACATCTAGTGGAAGAGTTTTTAATGGGGCAGCTACCGGTAGTTTTAATAGAGGGGGCTTTAGCGGTGGAGGTTTTAATAGCGGCCGTATGGGTGGAGGTTTTAGTGGGGGTAGAGGAGGTCGTCATTGATTAGTAAATTTTAAATAAGAGGTGAAGTAATTGTGCTTCACCTCTTATTTTGTGTAGTTTTATAGATATTGTCTATGGATTTATAAAAATATTCGATTTGGTTTATGCGTGTAGATTTGGTAATTTTGAAATGCAATAAAATCGAAAATAACTCATTTAAGTTACTTTCGGATAAATTGACAAACATAAAAAAATTTAGATAAATAAAACAAACTACAATAATGGAAAATCATCCATCTAATGGCGAAGCTAAATGCCCTTTTCATCACGGAGCAGGAGCACCAGTAAATAATAGTGCTGGTGGAGGCACAAGAAACCAAGATTGGTGGCCAAATCAGTTGAGATTAAACATCTTGCGTCAACATTCTTCTTTATCAAATCCAATGGATAAAGATTTCAATTATGCTGAAGCATTCAAATCGCTTGATTTCGCAGCTTTGAAGCAAGAAATAAATGAATTGATGACTAACTCTCAAGATTGGTGGCCAGCAGATTACGGTCATTATGGACCTTTCTTCATTCGTATGGCATGGCACAGTGCAGGTACATATCGTACTGCCGATGGTCGTGGTGGAGCGGGTTCTGGTACGCAGCGTTTTGCACCATTGAATAGTTGGCCAGATAACGGAAACCTTGATAAAGCACGCTTATTATTGTGGCCAATCAAACAAAAATATGGAAATAAAATCTCTTGGGCAGATTTAATGATTTTAGCAGGTAACTGTGCGTTAGAATCGATGGGCTTCAAGACTTTTGGTTTCGGCGGTGGTCGTGTAGATGTATGGGAACCAGAAGAAGATATTTATTGGGGTTCTGAAGGTAAGTGGTTAGAAGACAAGCGTTATACTGGCGACCGTGAGTTGGAAAATCCTTTAGCAGCTGTTCAAATGGGTCTTATTTATGTAAATCCTGAAGGTCCTAACGGAAACCCTGACCCTTTAGCAGCCGCACGCGATATTCGTGAAACATTCGGCCGTATGGCAATGAACGATGAAGAAACAGTGGCTTTAATTGCGGGTGGACATACATTTGGTAAGGCTCACGGTGCAGCAGACCCAAGCAAATACGTAGGTCCAGAGCCAGCAGCAGCTGACATTGAACACCAGAGCCAAGGTTGGATTAATACTTTTGGTAAAGGAAATGCTGAACATACAATTACCAGTGGTTTGGAAGGTGCATGGACAACAACACCAACTAAATGGAGTAATAATTATTTCTGGAACTTATTTGGTTATGAGTGGGAATTAACCAAAAGTCCAGCAGGTGCACATCAGTGGAAACCAAAGCATGGAATGGGAGCAGATACTGTGCCTGATGCACACGATTCTTCGAAACGTCATGCTCCAATCATGTTTACAACAGATTTAGCTTTGAGATTCGACCCAGCTTATGAAAAAATCTCACGTCGTTTCCATGAAAACCCAGATGAGTTTGCTGATGCTTTCGCTCGTGCATGGTTTAAACTTACTCACCGTGATATGGGACCTAAATCTCTTTATCTAGGGCCAGAAGTACCTGCAGAAGACTTAATTTGGCAAGACCCTATTCCTGCAGTTGACCACCAAGTGATTGATACAAATGATATTGCTGAATTGAAGAAAAACATCCTTGCTTCGGGTCTTACAATTGCTGAGTTAGTTTCAACTGCTTGGGCTTCTGCATCAACTTTCCGTGGTTCAGACAAGCGTGGTGGTGCTAATGGTGCGAGAATTCGTCTAACTCCTCAAAGATATTGGGCTGTTAATAATCCTGCTCAATTATCTAAAGTACTTGATACGCTTACAAGTATCCAAGAAGAGTTTAATTCGATTCAAACAGGTGGTAAGAAAGTTTCAATGGCTGACTTAATCGTATTGGGTGGTTGTGCAGCTATTGAGCAAGCAGCTAAAAATGCTGGCCAAGAAATTTCTGTGCCATTCACACCTGGTCGTACAGATGCTTCTCAAGAACAAACTGACGTAGAATCATTTGGTGTATTGGAGCCATTAGCTGATGGATTCCGTAACTACCAGAAAAAGCAATACATGACTACTGCA harbors:
- the katG gene encoding catalase/peroxidase HPI, which produces MENHPSNGEAKCPFHHGAGAPVNNSAGGGTRNQDWWPNQLRLNILRQHSSLSNPMDKDFNYAEAFKSLDFAALKQEINELMTNSQDWWPADYGHYGPFFIRMAWHSAGTYRTADGRGGAGSGTQRFAPLNSWPDNGNLDKARLLLWPIKQKYGNKISWADLMILAGNCALESMGFKTFGFGGGRVDVWEPEEDIYWGSEGKWLEDKRYTGDRELENPLAAVQMGLIYVNPEGPNGNPDPLAAARDIRETFGRMAMNDEETVALIAGGHTFGKAHGAADPSKYVGPEPAAADIEHQSQGWINTFGKGNAEHTITSGLEGAWTTTPTKWSNNYFWNLFGYEWELTKSPAGAHQWKPKHGMGADTVPDAHDSSKRHAPIMFTTDLALRFDPAYEKISRRFHENPDEFADAFARAWFKLTHRDMGPKSLYLGPEVPAEDLIWQDPIPAVDHQVIDTNDIAELKKNILASGLTIAELVSTAWASASTFRGSDKRGGANGARIRLTPQRYWAVNNPAQLSKVLDTLTSIQEEFNSIQTGGKKVSMADLIVLGGCAAIEQAAKNAGQEISVPFTPGRTDASQEQTDVESFGVLEPLADGFRNYQKKQYMTTAEEMLIDKAQLMTLTAPEMTVLVGGLRVLGANYNGSNHGVFTNRPGVLTNDFFVNLLDLSTTWKATTPHQDLFEGRNRANGELKWTGTRVDLIFGSNTELRAIAEVYGCGDSQEKFLKDFVAAWNKVMNLDRFDLV